One window of Nicotiana tomentosiformis chromosome 11, ASM39032v3, whole genome shotgun sequence genomic DNA carries:
- the LOC138901605 gene encoding uncharacterized protein, translating to MAVDMNINELLVIGDSDLLIHQVQGEWTTKNVKILPYLHSVKELCKKFTKIEFRNIIRIQNEFADALATLSSMIQHPKKSYIDPIEVEIQDQHAYCFHVDEEIDGKPWEVLYRRTLDLGLLRCVDVVEATILFEEIHAGTCRPHMNDFTLAMKTLRAGYFWLTMERDNILYVQKCHQCHNHGDFIRVPPNELKVMGSPWTLAAWGMDVIGSIEPPPSNIHRFILVAIAITKKEQLMLIDEKRMDAVCLGQLYQQRMTKSFNKKVKPRQFTSGQLVLKRIFPHQEEGKGKFAPNWQGPYVIHQVLSGGALILEEIDDRVSTKPINSDTIKKY from the exons ATGGCAGTTGACATGAACATCAAtgaacttttggtcataggagattcaGATTTGCTGATCCACCAAGTCCAAGGAGAATGGACTACCAAGAACGTCAAGATTCTTCCGTACTTGCATTCTGTGAAGgaattgtgtaagaaattcaCCAAGATCGAGTTCAGGAATATTATTAGAATCCAGAATGAATTCGCCGATGCTCTTGCAACACTGTCATCCATGATTCAACACCCGAAGAAGAGTTACATTGACCCCATTGAAGTGGAGATCCAAGACCAACATGCATATTGCTTTCACGTAGATGAAGAGATAGATGGTAAGCCTTG GGAGGTCCTATACAGGAGGACCCTGGACCTGGGTCTGTTAAGGTGCGTAGATGTTGTTGAAGCAACAATATTGTTTGAGGAAATACATGCAGGGACGTGCAGGCCTCACATGAACGATTTCACCTTAGCCATGAAGACTCTAAGGGCAGGATACTTTTGGTTGACCATGGAAAGGGACAACATTCTCTACGTGCAGAAATGTCATCAGTGTCATAATCACGGGGATTTCATCAGGGTTCCACCAAATGAGTTAAAAGTGATGGGTTCTCCCTGGACATTagccgcttggggcatggatgtgatTGGATCCATAGAACCACCCCCATCAAACATTCATCGTTTCATCCTAGTGGCTATTGCTATCACCAA GAAAGAACAACTAATGCTCATCGATGAGAAGAGAATGGATGCGGTTTGTCTTGGACAGCTTTACCAACAGAGGATGACCAAGTCGTTCAACAAGAAAGTGAAACCTCGACAGTTCACATCGGGGCAGCTAGTCTTAAAGAGGATATTTCCCCATCAAGAGGAAGGTAAAGGCAAGTTCGCACCAAATTGGCAAGGTCCATATGTGATCCATCAGGTACTATCAGGAGGAGCGTTAATCTTAGAAGAAATAGATGACAGAGTGAGCACAAAGCCCATCAATTCAGACACAATCAAGAAGTACTAA